tctgtCCCCAAGGTGAAAAAGGAAATCGGGGACATCTCCATCCTGGTGAATAACGCTGGTGTGATTACAGCTGCTGATCTGCTCTCGACTCAGGACCACCAGGTTGAGAGAATGTTTGAAGTCAACATTCTTGCTCACATCTGGGTAAGGGCCATGACCATCTTCATACCTCCGTTTGTTTGGGAGCGTTGCTGCGGAGGCATGTTGAGACCAGCGCTTCTTCTCAGCTACCGGCAAATTACCAAAGCGCCTTTGGGATGAGTATAGCACAGGGGCACCCAGCTAGACTGAAGGGGTATCCCCGTGCCTCTCAGAATCTGAAGGGCTGTGCAGCACAAGGCATTAGAGATAGCACTAGTTGATAGTTAATGACAGGCGGGGTCAGTAATGAATATGCCTAAGAAAACattgttctttttcctcttgccttCCCCACATCCCTTTGTGCTTCGTGGTTTCAATGACTTGCCAGACCACAAGAGCTTTTCTGCCAGCCATGATGAACAACAACCATGGTCACGTTGTCACAGTGGCTTCAGCAGCAGGTCATTTTGTGATTTCTTACATGGTAGCTTATTGGTAAGTGATTTTAAAATCATCTCTcctcatttcttttatttttaattgcgtCTTCCCCATCAGCAAGCACAGAGTAACCCAAATAGTCCTCCCACTGACTACGGTACGTCCAAAGGAGGTACCTTTGCTAAGGGGGAAAAAGCACAACAGCCAGCGCTTAGGGATGTCTGGAGGTGCCCACTGATTTAGTTACTCGTTAGCTCTGACTGAATCAGGAGCTCGTTAGCTGTGGCTGAATCAGGACAGTTAGAATTAGTTTCTGCCCTGTCTCTCAGCTGGATTACATTTCTGGTGTTTTCACTACTCAGTACCGTGTGATCTGTTAGGCCATTTCCAGTTGTAGAAAGCTAGAAACAGTGTTCCTGCCTtctcatttctgcttttccccttcctgcAGTTCAAGCAAGTTTGCTGCGGTTGGATTTCATAAAGCTCTGACAGAGGAGCTGTCTACCCTGGGAAAGGATGGAGTAAAAACTACGTGCCTTTGTCCGGTTTTTATAAACACTGGATTTGTCAAAAACCCCAGTACAAGGTAACTGTCAAAACTCTGCCttcctgtccttccttctctgcatcAAGGCACTACATATTAGCCCCAGCTTTAGACCTTGTATTCCAGCTGACCGTAGAAAAACAGTCTGTACCATTGGCTAAAGAAAATCTGCAGCGTCACTTCGCCCACATGACGGTTGCCTTTGAATTACCCGAGTTTGTGCGTACGTGAAGCATCAGCTGGTTCCAGCCCCTTTTACCACCGTCGCTCTTACATGCGTGCTTTCCTCTGTAGGCTTGGGAAGATTTTGGAGGTTGAAGAAGTTGTAGAGGCCCTGATGGAAGGAATACTGACCAACCAGAAAATGGTTTTTGTTCCATCAGTTCAACGTGTTGCTCTACTTCTTGAAAAGTATGTAGAAAGAatactaacaaaacaaaaaaatccttcacaTGTAGCAAATATAACTACCTGAGTACACAGACATCAAACTTGTAACATCTGGTTCAAGATTAAGGTTTTTTTTAGAACCCATCACAAGTTAACCAAATAGTGCAGTGGTTCTTTCTAATGACAACAGCAGACATCATCCACAGAAAGATTTTACTGAATCTCCCCATAGGTCATTATGATCCACTTTCTGCAGCTAAGTATTCTCAGTAGAGAACTTGACCACTCTACAGGCTGACAGGGATGGAGAAAGATCATTTTGTCTTCACAAATCACCATTTCCCTTGGGCTTGTGAACAACACTTTCTCTGAAACAGCAACATCATAGAAGTGCCAGACAGAGTTGAGGACCTGCTCTTTATTAGTATTAGTTTCTTAATGTCAGCACCAAAGACCGAGGTCACAGATGCTGGGGAAATTGCTCTAAAAGGGCTCTACTGCTTAGCTCTGCCATGAAAAGCAAGACTTGCCCTCTCACATGTCTTTAATATCCAGTCAAGCTGCTCTGCTGAAGAGGTGTTTTCATCAGAGCTCAGGTTCCAAACCCAGAATTAACATCAGAACAACTAAATCAATACAGGATCTCATGAAACACTTGGTAATTTCTTCTTTGTGAAAGCCACCAAACTTGGGTCTAACTCCAAAGTTATGTTTATAAGGGGGTGTaaagatgtttggggtttttttcccccccaagaaTTCCCCAAATAAACCAGTTAAGGTTTTGAAAGCAAAGAGATAGCAAATGCACATATCTATGTTTGATATTAAAACTTGCTGGATCCTGCAGCAATATTGCAACCTAAACCTGTCCCGGAATTGTTATAAAACAAGTCGGGTGGGACTGGAGTTAAAACTAGTCAGAGATCGATGAGATCGATGAGGGGTAGGTGTTCTTTGGAAATAACGCCCAATTTAAGTCTTAGTCTCAGTCTGGGTGTGCACACTTCCACTCCCAGACCAGCCCTTCCCTCACCCGCAGTGCCACTTTTTCACAGAACTGAAGTTTCTTATGCCACATTAATTCCACATTATTGTCTCTTTCAGGTTGTTTCCAGAACGTGCCGTGGCTCTTCTGAAAAAGATGACTGATGCCAAGTTTGATGCAG
The sequence above is drawn from the Strix aluco isolate bStrAlu1 chromosome 4, bStrAlu1.hap1, whole genome shotgun sequence genome and encodes:
- the LOC141923197 gene encoding estradiol 17-beta-dehydrogenase 11-like, which produces MTSREIKVRSGGQRALRRAMNPFLELLLFLATLIYSYLEAFVKLFVPVKRKSVSGELVLITGAGHGVGRATAFEFAKRHSRLVLWDINKHGVEDTAAECERLGATVQAFVVDCSKREEIYSAAEKVKKEIGDISILVNNAGVITAADLLSTQDHQVERMFEVNILAHIWTTRAFLPAMMNNNHGHVVTVASAAGHFVISYMVAYCSSKFAAVGFHKALTEELSTLGKDGVKTTCLCPVFINTGFVKNPSTRLGKILEVEEVVEALMEGILTNQKMVFVPSVQRVALLLEKLFPERAVALLKKMTDAKFDAVTGQRSAQ